DNA from Pecten maximus unplaced genomic scaffold, xPecMax1.1, whole genome shotgun sequence:
CGgatttgtctgtctgtctgtagacttTCTGTGGAACTTGATTGTCAACTGCCGCGAAAATGTCATGAAAATTACTATGTTCAAGAAGGATACGGATCAATCAGTTCCAACAGGAGCCGGAGTTAACCTACGCAGCATTCTAGTATTTCATCTTAACAGGATTCTGGAATTGAATCACCAGAGTCATCTCAAGTACCAGTTCTACCTCCACAACGACTACCGTTTCTCGGCCGAGGACAAGATGGTGAAGGTAGACGATCTCCGACAGACATCACGCCTACAATGCCACAGCTCTGATAAGAGCCGATGGTTAGAAATAGAGGACATACACGTCTGGTTCAAACACCCAGACCAGAAGGTATATTatagtatttttatttatttttttttagattcaaAGTTCATCGCAAATATGGCATAGATATTGTAAGGGGAATATATGAACGATATTAACACCAGAAACATTATCATTGTCAGTGAATTGAAGTAAAAAttgagaatatatttgataGTGATGATCATATACTTGATTTGTTGTGTTTCAGAGGACGCAGACCCAGAGGAGTCATGTCGGTAAGTCTATGCTGCTGACTGTAAATGCTGTTTGTCAACATAAAATGTTTTCTGAAGAATTATCCAGGTATCATCCTCAAACATCACAATATGAAAATGACATAACAATGAAGATGGAAAATTGGAATAGATTTATAATTGATTGATCATGTTTATAACGATTAGTTAGAATAAATCGCGTTTTTTACTAATGCGCATCAtgatggttttttttaatttatttatacaaccttatgttgataaaaacattttgcagaCTCGATGAAGGATCTACCGGAAAGAAAGTTGACAGTCAAAGAGATGGGTCGACTGTCCAGGTACATCGGCGCTTCATATCAGACTTTCTTTGTCGAGCTTGGCTGCCCTGTTGTAGTACTGGAACAGAAGATGGCAGAAAACCGTGAATTCTCTTTTAGATCTCTCATAACGAAGATCTTTAtttacctccttcaatacggACGCGGATGTTACATTCACAAGAGTCGCAGATGCGATGTCCGAGCATGGATTAGATCCAGAAACACTGTATAACATCATTGACGACAACAGGAATACGTTGTTTAATGGTACGGTATACGTCTTGAAATTATTCTTTGGTTTTATCTGAATACATTCAGTTGTTTCTCATGAGAACATACTTCTGTCAAATATGATTTGTGAGAACTCTGCTATTTTCAGACGACACTTTGTCAGAGGGATTGTTACAGAAATGCCTAACTGTATATGACGCTCCAGTCATAGCCGAACACGTGAACGCCAAAAACTACTTCAACCTGTTCCTTGAGCTCGGCTTAACGCCAATTAGAATTGACGAGTTTGACGTCAACTTCAGAAACGATACAATTCTCAACAGGATCAGTGCGATGGTTGAGGAGTTTATTGGAAATCCTAGTCGACGTCCTACTCTAAACACAGTTCTGCTGGCGATGGCTGAATGCGACATGGACACCAATTCCCTCATCCAAGCCCTAACTCAAACAAAGGTAATGCCATGCCTAATATTGTGATGAAAAAATAAACGCTGCAGAGATATTGATGCTGATGAGGTCTTCTGGGACATCCCATAATTATAAGACACGTTTTACCAACCATTTATGGTCAGTTTAAATTCTCCCGCAGTTCATTTAATGTTTACCAATGACAATATCATGTTTGAGGGGTGTTCATACCTTTGAATTGTAAGTGGACATATGCAGATCGGCGGGCCTATTGAcgtgttattattatttaattagcTGATTATGTAACTCCATGCTGTAACCACATACGTAACTAGAGTAATTGTGCTATATCaatgatttacatatacattaagTGCAttaaatctatgatatataatcaACAAGGCAATTTTACTatgatcaaacttcatatatttgTCAAAATTTGAGAATACCCTAAACGAATTCGGAACTAAGCGTGCTAATGTTAGAACATGGTTATCATTTAGCAACAACAACTTTGATCATAACTCTTTCCGGAGCATCTTgacttattttcattttcttgaaCATGAGTATCCTAAATGTCTAGAACATGGTTACCATTTAGTATCAaaaaatctgtatcattacttAATTACGACATTCCTTTGTAACAGGCTTCGATAATACGGTATGTATTAGTAAGGTATTAGAATCAAAGTTTAGATAATTGCTACTATTATATTGAACCTTCCTTCTTAATGATTTCCGTCGTTCATATTAAAAAGAAAGATAAAGGATAGCATAGGTTTGAGATTCTGACAACCCGGATTtaacctatatttgtatgacgagTCTTCTGAATGAAGTTGATGACGCTTTATCTCTTCGTAACATCTGGACTTAATCTCCTTTTACTTCAACCTGAGTGTCATACAACGCTATATTGTTAGATCTTCACCATTACATGGCTCCATTGCTGTGCCGCTTTTCATTTTAGTATCAATCCAGAAAGCAATATGGCTGACAATTTAAATTGATCATTGCTATCTTTAATTCACAGAAAATCTGTTTTAGATTTCATGTTTTTTCTTCATGTTATCAAATCTACATATATtcaataaagatcatttaacAGTGGACACCGCGGTCCCGATGTTATATCTTGTTGTTTATAGTATTATATTATGGCCCCGATTTATAGATTTTTAGTTTGAAGCATTGTGTCGTTATCATGTCGGTTTTCATTGTGGTCATATAGTTAAAGCTAAGTGCTCTGAAATGTTGTG
Protein-coding regions in this window:
- the LOC117320242 gene encoding uncharacterized protein LOC117320242, translating into MKITMFKKDTDQSVPTGAGVNLRSILVFHLNRILELNHQSHLKYQFYLHNDYRFSAEDKMVKVDDLRQTSRLQCHSSDKSRWLEIEDIHVWFKHPDQKRTQTQRSHVDSMKDLPERKLTVKEMGRLSRYIGASYQTFFVELGCPVVVLEQKMAENREFSFRSLITKIFIYLLQYGRGCYIHKSRRCDVRAWIRSRNTV